The Natranaeroarchaeum aerophilus DNA window CGTGACCGTTGGGACACTGCCGACCGGCTTCTACGTCGGGGACGACGGTCCGGGAGTCCCGGCTGCGGAACGCGAATCGGTGTTCGAGACTGGATACTCGACGGGGACCGAGGGTACCGGACTCGGACTCGGCATCGTCTCGGAGATCGTCGCGGCCCACGACTGGGAAATTCAGGTGGCCGAGAGCGAGTCGGGCGGAGCTCGATTCGAGATTACCGGTGTGGAGTTCCGTGACGAATGAGCTAGCGCTTCTGCAGCTGACCCGTCGATGACGGGGGCGATCACCCCGCCGTTCAATCGCTCGCGTACCGGGTCGCGTACACGTACAGGGCAATCCCACCAAGCACTGCCAGCGTCGCGAGCAAGTCGATCCACGGGTCCTCGGCGAGGATCGCAATGAACTGTGCCAGCCCGCCGGTGACGAAACTGGCTCCCGCGGCCCGGAGCGGGTCGGTTCGACTCTCGGCGACCCAGTACAGACCACCGCCGATACCGAGTGCGATCAGTCCGAACAACACGTCTGCAGTGAGTTCCGCGATCGGATCGCCGGTCACGAGCCCGTACAGGACGATCCCGGCGTAGGAAAGAACGCTCCCGACCAGCACCAGATAGGCCCGCCGTGGAACCCGTTCGATACCACTCATACACGGGTCCAGACCCACTGACCACTTAGTTTGCGAGGATCTCTCGTGGGTCGATCTCCAGCCCCTCGTGGACGACGAACTCGGCGGCGTTGATCACGTAGTGGGCGACGACAACCACCAGCAGGCTGCCGGTCAGAATAAAGACCGCGGCGAGAACGAAGCCAAGTACGCCCGTCACGAGGATTCCGCCCGGCCCCTGCAGGCCGTGACCGAGCCCGAAGGCCACCGAGGAGAGGACGGCCAGGAGCCACGGCGAGAGCCCGAACCCGATCGAGAGCGCCCCGATCAGCGCCGCCCGGAAGAGCAGTTCCTCGAAGAGGGCGACGGTCGGCAACACCGCGAAAAGCAGGACGGCCCACTCACGGCCCGACTCCGGCGCGAGCAGTTCCCGGAGGAACTCGTCGAAGCCGACGCCGATGCGTTCCAGACCGACCGCCGCCGCGGCGTTGGCGACGTACAGCGCGACGCCGATGCCCAGCCCGAGCGCGACGGCTTCGAGCCCAATGCTCGCGGCAGTCCGTTCGATGCCGAGCGCCGCTGCCGGGACGCCGGTCCACCACGCCGTCCCGACGAGCACGGCTCCGAACAACCCCTGTGTCAGCGCAACGTTTGCGAACAGTTCGCGCTTCGAAAGGTCCGACAGATCCAGCGACCGGCGTGAGGTGATCGGCTCGCCCTCGATACCGGTGGCCGAACGCTCGTCCGTGGCGGCAGCGTCCGGATCGGCCTCCGGGACGTCGGGCTCCGGTGGCTCCTGCGGGCGAGTAGAGCCCGTGCCCGCATCCAGCCCTTCGCTCTCTGAACCATCAGCCGACACGTCGCTTTCCGCTGCGAGAGCCGCGGTCTGTCGGGCGAACACGAGGACGAGAACGGTCACGAGCAGTGCGACCGCCGCGAAGATGCCCCACTGTGTCACAGTATGAGGAGTCCGCCGAACCGACAAAAGGGCACCGCCACGAGACAACGCGGTCCCGCAATCACAGCGCACCGAAGATAGCTATCGCACCGACGATAGTCAGCAGGACTCCCAGCAGCGCCAGCCCGCCGCCGCTCAGCAGATACCGGCGATGGGTTCCGGCGGCAGAGGTATCCGAGATCAGGAACTTCGGGACTTCCTCGCCAAGGCTCAGGGTGACGTCTGCATCGACGTCGGCCGCGTTGTGGCTTGCTTCGCCGTAGATGTAGGCCTCCTCGCCGACGTCGAGACGCTCCTCAGTATAGCGTTTCCGCCCGCCACCGAGCGAGAACCCGCCGAGAGAGAACCCACCCCCCACAGAGACGTTGCCGGGGAGATACTCCGAAAACAGCGAGTCGCGCTGGCGCTCGCTCTCCAGCGACAGGTCGGCGCCGTCGGGGATCACGTGAGCGCGGCCGGAGTCGTCCGACAGGACGAACGGCTGACTCTCCTCGCTGGATTCGATCGTTCGCCACGAGCTGGATTTGTTGCGGCCACCGGAGCGACGTTTCTCCTCGATTTTGTACTCGTAGGCGACACAGTCGCGCTCCACAAACGGAGATTCGAAGGGCTCTTCGCCTGGAGCCGTCTCGACCGTTCCTTCCACCTCGACCGGATTCTCCTCATACGGCGCATCACCGATCGGGACCGGGTCGTCAGCGCGCAATCGTAGCAGGGTGCGCAGCTTCCGACCGCCGAACGCGAGGAGGGCAATACCGATCACCACGAGGATGCTACCAATTAGCAGGGATTCGACATCCATACCCAACTTTCGTCAGCCGGACGACAAGAAAATTACGGACCCCCGAACGCTACTGCGGGCTCGGGCTGCCGGCACCGACCTGTCGGTCGAGTGCGTTGCCCGTAATCGACTTGAGCCGGTCGACGAGGCTGTCCTTCTCGGTCTCGCCGGTCAGCGCGATGTCGAGCACTTCGCTGATGTGGCTGACCGGTATGACCTCGATCTGCTCGGCGTACTCGTCCTCGATCATCACGTCCTGCTCGTTGGCCTTGGGGATGATGACCGTCTCGATGCCGGATTTCGCCGCGGCCTCGATCTTGTGCGTGACGCCGCCGACCGGGAGCACGTCGCCCCGGACCGACAGCGAGCCGGTCATCGCCAGATCCTGTCGGACCGGCATGTCTTCGAGCGCGGAGATCACTGCGGTTGCGACCGTGATCGACGCCGAGTCGCCGTCGACGCCCTGCTGGCCCGCCTGCACGAACTGGATGTGGACGTCCTTTTCGGAGAGATCCACGTCGGAGAACTTCTTGATGATCGCCGAGACGTTCTGGACGGACTCCTCGGCCATCTCCTGAAGCTTCCCGGTGGCGATCACCTGGCCGCCGCCCTGTGCGGGGGCGACCTCGGCCATGACCGGGAGCATGATGCCCGAATCCTCGCCCATCACGGCGAGCCCGTTGACGCGGCCGACCACGTCGCCGTCCGCAACGGTGAGCTCGTAGTCCTTGCGACGCTCGATGTAGTTGTCCGCGAGCTGCTGTTCGATCGACCGCGAGCGGCGTTTCGCCTGCAGGACGTCCTCGCGCTCGGTGAACTCCTTGTCCTCGGCGCGAGCGATGTCGCCTGCGACGCGAACCAGTCCGCCGAGGTTCCGGAAGTGAAGCGTCAGATGGCCCTTGCGGCCGGAGCGACGCCTCGCCTCGAGCATCACTTCGCGTGCCGCTTTCGGCGTGAAGTGGGGTAGCCGGCCGTCGTTTTCGACCTCCTGAGCGATAAAGCGCACGTACTTGCGGCGCATCTCGGGGGTGTCGTCGATGGTGTCGTCCATGAACACCTCGTACCCGTAGCCCTTGATACGAGAGCGCAGCGCGGGGTGCATGTTCTCCAGCGCGTCGCGGTTCCCCGCCGCAATCATGATGAAGTCACAGGGGACGGGCTCGGTCTGGACCATCGCACCCGAGGAGCGCTCGGACTGGCCCGTAATGGAGAACTCGCCTTCCTGAATTGCCGTCATCAGTTTCTGCTGGCTGCGGACGTCGAGCGTGTTGATTTCGTCGACGAACAGCACGCCCTTGTTGGCCTTGTGGATCGCACCGGGTTCGACGCGGTCGTGGCTCGGCGTCTCCATCCCACCGGACTGGAACGGGTCGTGCCGGACGTCGCCCAGCAGCGCACCGGCGTGGGCACCGGTCGCGTCCTCGAACGGCGCGGTCGTCTGATCGGTGGCGTTGACGATCATGTTCGGGATGACTGCGTCGCTGCCACGCTGGGTGTAGCGGAACAGGATGTACACCGCGATGGCGGCGATGATCCCCAGCAGGATCGAGGCGTTGGAGATGATCG harbors:
- the lonB gene encoding ATP-dependent protease LonB — encoded protein: MSNDRDTDEAPQSEGDTDPPVESPMSDKSSRTDSADDAGGSGTVDEGSTEDKRKSESDDMNTPDESGDGADSEEDFDSETDPENRDGDRVDRSDIDDDYGLDDDLGSKVEADVRDDFDEDDLLGGLDIDSTADMSIPDQMVDQVIGQDEARDIVKKAAKQRRHVMMIGSPGTGKSMLAKAMSHLLPKEDLQDVLVYHNPDDGNEPKVRTVPAGKGEQIIDAHKEEARKRNQLRTFLMLIIVVIILGYTIISNASILLGIIAAIAVYILFRYTQRGSDAVIPNMIVNATDQTTAPFEDATGAHAGALLGDVRHDPFQSGGMETPSHDRVEPGAIHKANKGVLFVDEINTLDVRSQQKLMTAIQEGEFSITGQSERSSGAMVQTEPVPCDFIMIAAGNRDALENMHPALRSRIKGYGYEVFMDDTIDDTPEMRRKYVRFIAQEVENDGRLPHFTPKAAREVMLEARRRSGRKGHLTLHFRNLGGLVRVAGDIARAEDKEFTEREDVLQAKRRSRSIEQQLADNYIERRKDYELTVADGDVVGRVNGLAVMGEDSGIMLPVMAEVAPAQGGGQVIATGKLQEMAEESVQNVSAIIKKFSDVDLSEKDVHIQFVQAGQQGVDGDSASITVATAVISALEDMPVRQDLAMTGSLSVRGDVLPVGGVTHKIEAAAKSGIETVIIPKANEQDVMIEDEYAEQIEVIPVSHISEVLDIALTGETEKDSLVDRLKSITGNALDRQVGAGSPSPQ
- a CDS encoding E3 ubiquitin ligase family protein — its product is MDVESLLIGSILVVIGIALLAFGGRKLRTLLRLRADDPVPIGDAPYEENPVEVEGTVETAPGEEPFESPFVERDCVAYEYKIEEKRRSGGRNKSSSWRTIESSEESQPFVLSDDSGRAHVIPDGADLSLESERQRDSLFSEYLPGNVSVGGGFSLGGFSLGGGRKRYTEERLDVGEEAYIYGEASHNAADVDADVTLSLGEEVPKFLISDTSAAGTHRRYLLSGGGLALLGVLLTIVGAIAIFGAL
- a CDS encoding CPBP family intramembrane glutamic endopeptidase — encoded protein: MTQWGIFAAVALLVTVLVLVFARQTAALAAESDVSADGSESEGLDAGTGSTRPQEPPEPDVPEADPDAAATDERSATGIEGEPITSRRSLDLSDLSKRELFANVALTQGLFGAVLVGTAWWTGVPAAALGIERTAASIGLEAVALGLGIGVALYVANAAAAVGLERIGVGFDEFLRELLAPESGREWAVLLFAVLPTVALFEELLFRAALIGALSIGFGLSPWLLAVLSSVAFGLGHGLQGPGGILVTGVLGFVLAAVFILTGSLLVVVVAHYVINAAEFVVHEGLEIDPREILAN